One Saimiri boliviensis isolate mSaiBol1 chromosome 17, mSaiBol1.pri, whole genome shotgun sequence genomic window carries:
- the TEN1 gene encoding CST complex subunit TEN1 isoform X1 encodes MRWVYLVYQESAEPISAIWLQEPVMLPKPGIFYLPWEVSAGQVPDGSTLRTFGRLCLYDMIQSRVTLTAQHGSSQHQVLVCTKLVEPFHAQVGSLYIVLGELQHQQAGGSVVKARVLTCVEGMNLPLLEQAIREQRLYQQERGGGQ; translated from the exons TCTATTTGGTTTATCAGGAATCTGCAGAACCCATCTCAGCTATTTGGTTACAGGAGCCCGTGATGCTGCCCAAACCTGGGATCTTTTACCTCCCCTGGGAGGTCAGTGCAGGCCAAGTTCCTGATGGCAGCACACTGAGGACATTTGGCAG GTTGTGCCTCTATGACATGATCCAGTCTAGGGTGACGCTGACGGCTCAGCACGGATCCAGTCAGCACCAGGTTCTTGTCTGTACCAAGTTGGTGGAGCCCTTCCATGCCCAGGTGGGCTCCCTGTATATCGTCCTTGGGGAGCTCCAGCACCAGCAGG CTGGGGGCTCCGTGGTGAAGGCGCGGGTGCTGACCTGTGTGGAGGGGATGAACCTGCCCTTGCTGGAACAAGCCATCCGGGAGCAGAGGCTGTACCAGCAGGAGCGGGGCGGCGGCCAGTAG
- the TEN1 gene encoding CST complex subunit TEN1 isoform X2 — translation MLPKPGIFYLPWEVSAGQVPDGSTLRTFGRLCLYDMIQSRVTLTAQHGSSQHQVLVCTKLVEPFHAQVGSLYIVLGELQHQQAGGSVVKARVLTCVEGMNLPLLEQAIREQRLYQQERGGGQ, via the exons ATGCTGCCCAAACCTGGGATCTTTTACCTCCCCTGGGAGGTCAGTGCAGGCCAAGTTCCTGATGGCAGCACACTGAGGACATTTGGCAG GTTGTGCCTCTATGACATGATCCAGTCTAGGGTGACGCTGACGGCTCAGCACGGATCCAGTCAGCACCAGGTTCTTGTCTGTACCAAGTTGGTGGAGCCCTTCCATGCCCAGGTGGGCTCCCTGTATATCGTCCTTGGGGAGCTCCAGCACCAGCAGG CTGGGGGCTCCGTGGTGAAGGCGCGGGTGCTGACCTGTGTGGAGGGGATGAACCTGCCCTTGCTGGAACAAGCCATCCGGGAGCAGAGGCTGTACCAGCAGGAGCGGGGCGGCGGCCAGTAG
- the CDK3 gene encoding cyclin-dependent kinase 3 isoform X3 → MTALNAGPKSDSSTLGDCSSAAMDVFQKVEKIGEGTYGVVYKAKNRETGQLVALKKIRLDLETEGVPSTAIREISLLKELKHPNIVRLLDVVHNERKLYLVFEFLSQDLKKYMDSTPGSELPMHLIKSYLFQLLQGVSFCHAHRVIHRDLKPQNLLINELGAIKLADFGLARAFGVPLRTYTHEVVTLWYRAPEILLGSKFYTTAVDIWSIGCIFAEMVTRKALFPGDSEIDQLFRIFRMLGTPSEAVWPGVTQLPDYKGNFPKWTRKGLEEIVPNLEPEGRDLLMQLLQYDPSRRITAKTALAHRYFSSPEPSPAVRQYVVQRFCH, encoded by the exons ATGACAGCCCTGAATGCAGGCCCCAAATCCGACAGCTCCACCCTGGGAGACTGCAG CTCTGCTGCCATGGATGTGTTCCAGAAGGTAGAGAAGATCGGAGAGGGCACCTACGGGGTGGTATACAAGGCCAAGAACAGGGAGACAGGACAGCTGGTGGCCCTGAAGAAAATCAGGCTAGATCT GGAGACAGAGGGGGTCCCAAGCACTGCCATCAGGGAGATCTCCCTGCTCAAGGAGCTGAAGCACCCCAACATTGTCAG GCTGTTGGATGTAGTACACAATGAGAGGAAGCTTTATCTGGTGTTTGAGTTCCTCAGCCAGGACCTGAAGAAGTACATGGACTCCACCCCAGGCTCAGAGCTCCCCATGCACCTCATCAAG AGTTACCTCTTCCAGCTGCTGCAGGGGGTGAGTTTCTGCCACGCACATCGGGTCATCCACCGAGACCTGAAGCCCCAGAATCTGCTCATTAATGAGTTAGGTGCCATCAAGCTGGCTGACTTCGGCCTGGCTCGAGCCTTCGGGGTGCCGCTGCGCACCTATACCCATGAG GTGGTGACGCTGTGGTATCGCGCCCCCGAGATTCTCCTGGGCAGCAAGTTCTATACCACAGCTGTGGATATCTGGAGCATTGGTTGCATCTTTGCGGAGATG GTGACGCGAAAAGCCCTGTTTCCTGGTGACTCTGAGATTGACCAGCTCTTTCGTATCTTTCGTATGCTGGGGACACCCAGCGAAGCCGTATGGCCCGGGGTCACACAGCTGCCTGACTATAAGGGCAACTTCCCTAAGTGGACAAGGAAGGGGCTGGAAGAGATCGTGCCCAATCTGGAGCCAGAAGGCAGGGACCTGCTCATG caACTCCTGCAGTATGACCCCAGCCGGCGGATCACAGCCAAGACCGCCCTGGCCCACCGGTACTTCTCGTCCCCGGAGCCCTCCCCGGCCGTGCGCCAGTATGTGGTGCAGCGATTCTGCCATTGA
- the CDK3 gene encoding cyclin-dependent kinase 3 isoform X2 — protein sequence MQAPNPTAPPWETAGGQAWVPGLCLVWGRGGFQKVLVNKGPGGVPSMCAPGAALVGARRGSHNRSWAAASQGFCSAAMDVFQKVEKIGEGTYGVVYKAKNRETGQLVALKKIRLDLETEGVPSTAIREISLLKELKHPNIVRLLDVVHNERKLYLVFEFLSQDLKKYMDSTPGSELPMHLIKSYLFQLLQGVSFCHAHRVIHRDLKPQNLLINELGAIKLADFGLARAFGVPLRTYTHEVVTLWYRAPEILLGSKFYTTAVDIWSIGCIFAEMVTRKALFPGDSEIDQLFRIFRMLGTPSEAVWPGVTQLPDYKGNFPKWTRKGLEEIVPNLEPEGRDLLMQLLQYDPSRRITAKTALAHRYFSSPEPSPAVRQYVVQRFCH from the exons ATGCAGGCCCCAAATCCGACAGCTCCACCCTGGGAGACTGCAGGTGGCCAAGCTTGGGTGCCGGGGCTGTGCCTGGTGTGGGGCCGTGGAGGGTTCCAGAAGGTCCTGGTGAATAAAGGCCCAGGGGGCGTGCCCTCGATGTGTGCACCTGGTGCAGCGCTGGTGGGGGCCAGGAGGGGGAGCCACAACCGGTCGTGGGCTGCAGCCTCTCAGGGCTTCTG CTCTGCTGCCATGGATGTGTTCCAGAAGGTAGAGAAGATCGGAGAGGGCACCTACGGGGTGGTATACAAGGCCAAGAACAGGGAGACAGGACAGCTGGTGGCCCTGAAGAAAATCAGGCTAGATCT GGAGACAGAGGGGGTCCCAAGCACTGCCATCAGGGAGATCTCCCTGCTCAAGGAGCTGAAGCACCCCAACATTGTCAG GCTGTTGGATGTAGTACACAATGAGAGGAAGCTTTATCTGGTGTTTGAGTTCCTCAGCCAGGACCTGAAGAAGTACATGGACTCCACCCCAGGCTCAGAGCTCCCCATGCACCTCATCAAG AGTTACCTCTTCCAGCTGCTGCAGGGGGTGAGTTTCTGCCACGCACATCGGGTCATCCACCGAGACCTGAAGCCCCAGAATCTGCTCATTAATGAGTTAGGTGCCATCAAGCTGGCTGACTTCGGCCTGGCTCGAGCCTTCGGGGTGCCGCTGCGCACCTATACCCATGAG GTGGTGACGCTGTGGTATCGCGCCCCCGAGATTCTCCTGGGCAGCAAGTTCTATACCACAGCTGTGGATATCTGGAGCATTGGTTGCATCTTTGCGGAGATG GTGACGCGAAAAGCCCTGTTTCCTGGTGACTCTGAGATTGACCAGCTCTTTCGTATCTTTCGTATGCTGGGGACACCCAGCGAAGCCGTATGGCCCGGGGTCACACAGCTGCCTGACTATAAGGGCAACTTCCCTAAGTGGACAAGGAAGGGGCTGGAAGAGATCGTGCCCAATCTGGAGCCAGAAGGCAGGGACCTGCTCATG caACTCCTGCAGTATGACCCCAGCCGGCGGATCACAGCCAAGACCGCCCTGGCCCACCGGTACTTCTCGTCCCCGGAGCCCTCCCCGGCCGTGCGCCAGTATGTGGTGCAGCGATTCTGCCATTGA
- the CDK3 gene encoding cyclin-dependent kinase 3 isoform X1: MAGLGRGLGGRVWALPSEVGHRQEAWGSWVCRAGRGVAPKPLGVQAGLGCGRGGLRPPARFPGRISQLKGVAGPHSLGAGQPGCGWAGCHVVAGGAVGALGVGCKWLGAFCFPDSSAAMDVFQKVEKIGEGTYGVVYKAKNRETGQLVALKKIRLDLETEGVPSTAIREISLLKELKHPNIVRLLDVVHNERKLYLVFEFLSQDLKKYMDSTPGSELPMHLIKSYLFQLLQGVSFCHAHRVIHRDLKPQNLLINELGAIKLADFGLARAFGVPLRTYTHEVVTLWYRAPEILLGSKFYTTAVDIWSIGCIFAEMVTRKALFPGDSEIDQLFRIFRMLGTPSEAVWPGVTQLPDYKGNFPKWTRKGLEEIVPNLEPEGRDLLMQLLQYDPSRRITAKTALAHRYFSSPEPSPAVRQYVVQRFCH; the protein is encoded by the exons ATggctgggctgggcagaggcCTGGGTGGGAGAGTGTGGGCCCTGCCCTCTGAGGTCGGGCACAGGCAAGAAGCCTGGGGGTCCTGGGTGTGCCGGGCTGGGCGAGGGGTGGCCCCCAAACCCCTGGGggtccaggctgggctgggctgtgggaGAGGTGGTCTCCGGCCCCCAGCCAGGTTCCCAGGCAGGATCAGCCAACTAAAGGGGGTGGCTGGGCCACATTCCTTGGGAGCCGGGCAACCTGGGTGTGGCTGGGCAGGGTGTCATGTGGTGgctggaggggcagtgggggcaCTGGGCGTGGGGTGCAAATGGCTCGGCGCCTTCTGTTTCCCGGACAGCTCTGCTGCCATGGATGTGTTCCAGAAGGTAGAGAAGATCGGAGAGGGCACCTACGGGGTGGTATACAAGGCCAAGAACAGGGAGACAGGACAGCTGGTGGCCCTGAAGAAAATCAGGCTAGATCT GGAGACAGAGGGGGTCCCAAGCACTGCCATCAGGGAGATCTCCCTGCTCAAGGAGCTGAAGCACCCCAACATTGTCAG GCTGTTGGATGTAGTACACAATGAGAGGAAGCTTTATCTGGTGTTTGAGTTCCTCAGCCAGGACCTGAAGAAGTACATGGACTCCACCCCAGGCTCAGAGCTCCCCATGCACCTCATCAAG AGTTACCTCTTCCAGCTGCTGCAGGGGGTGAGTTTCTGCCACGCACATCGGGTCATCCACCGAGACCTGAAGCCCCAGAATCTGCTCATTAATGAGTTAGGTGCCATCAAGCTGGCTGACTTCGGCCTGGCTCGAGCCTTCGGGGTGCCGCTGCGCACCTATACCCATGAG GTGGTGACGCTGTGGTATCGCGCCCCCGAGATTCTCCTGGGCAGCAAGTTCTATACCACAGCTGTGGATATCTGGAGCATTGGTTGCATCTTTGCGGAGATG GTGACGCGAAAAGCCCTGTTTCCTGGTGACTCTGAGATTGACCAGCTCTTTCGTATCTTTCGTATGCTGGGGACACCCAGCGAAGCCGTATGGCCCGGGGTCACACAGCTGCCTGACTATAAGGGCAACTTCCCTAAGTGGACAAGGAAGGGGCTGGAAGAGATCGTGCCCAATCTGGAGCCAGAAGGCAGGGACCTGCTCATG caACTCCTGCAGTATGACCCCAGCCGGCGGATCACAGCCAAGACCGCCCTGGCCCACCGGTACTTCTCGTCCCCGGAGCCCTCCCCGGCCGTGCGCCAGTATGTGGTGCAGCGATTCTGCCATTGA